From Salinirubellus salinus, the proteins below share one genomic window:
- a CDS encoding AMP-dependent synthetase/ligase: MAVETAGTEVTEGRASEEGVRVGDPIVVPEGPLCAWYLDRTERYADLPAAKFRDDGGEWTTRSYTELLEEAAEVAGGLLELADPGDRVAISAETRYEWSVVDMATVLARLVLVPVYPSFSPEQMAFVVEDAGAKVLIRESEVPGEVTDVVDHVLDLEDLPRAEFDVESAPGLDAADEDVHTLVYTSGTTGMPKGCELTHTNFLAEMEMAIVAMPEQPPGTIGTAFLPLNHIYQRMAHYSGMNQGFCSAYMDVKNLLEDFGEIRPNVVPSVPRVYRRMYDGIREAVSEEEGAKRRIAEWAMGVAIEYGEALERGNPGSVLRAKHALADRLVLSTFRERLGVDEIAYAITGAASIDAEVLYFFWGMGVPLLEGYGATETTAGLTFNRIDNFHPGTVGEPMPGTEVKLGPENEVLGRGPQIMKGYWNNPDATADALDEDGWYHTGDVGEWQDDHLKIVDRMKRLQVLDTGKNIYPAPIEDHLRSSQYVEEAMVVAEGRKYVTALVQPNFGALLKFADAEGIDYDERAVVRDEMDNVNAVPESLVEHPSVVELLDGEVAEANTHLADYERVKKTRLVPRAFSVEEDELTPTLKKRRRDIEANWEAEIESMYVE; this comes from the coding sequence ATGGCTGTCGAGACAGCGGGGACGGAGGTAACGGAAGGCCGAGCGAGCGAGGAGGGTGTACGGGTCGGTGACCCCATCGTCGTCCCCGAGGGACCGCTCTGTGCGTGGTACCTCGACCGGACCGAGCGGTACGCGGACCTCCCGGCGGCGAAGTTCCGCGACGATGGCGGCGAGTGGACGACCCGCTCGTACACCGAGTTACTGGAGGAGGCGGCCGAGGTGGCGGGCGGCCTGCTGGAACTGGCCGACCCCGGCGACCGCGTCGCCATCAGCGCCGAGACGCGCTACGAGTGGTCCGTGGTGGACATGGCGACGGTGCTCGCCCGCCTCGTCCTCGTGCCGGTCTACCCCTCGTTCAGCCCCGAGCAGATGGCGTTCGTCGTCGAGGACGCCGGCGCCAAGGTACTGATACGGGAGTCCGAGGTCCCCGGGGAGGTGACCGACGTGGTCGACCACGTCCTCGACCTCGAGGACCTCCCACGCGCCGAGTTCGACGTGGAGTCGGCACCCGGCCTCGACGCGGCCGACGAGGACGTCCACACGCTGGTCTACACCTCCGGGACGACCGGGATGCCGAAGGGGTGTGAACTCACCCACACCAACTTCCTCGCCGAGATGGAGATGGCCATCGTCGCGATGCCCGAGCAGCCACCGGGGACCATCGGGACGGCGTTCCTCCCGCTGAACCACATCTACCAGCGGATGGCCCACTACTCCGGAATGAACCAGGGGTTCTGCTCGGCGTACATGGACGTGAAGAACCTCCTCGAGGATTTCGGTGAGATACGACCGAACGTGGTCCCCTCGGTCCCGCGGGTCTACCGGCGGATGTACGACGGCATCCGCGAGGCCGTGAGCGAGGAGGAGGGCGCGAAGCGACGCATCGCCGAGTGGGCCATGGGGGTCGCCATCGAGTACGGCGAGGCACTGGAACGAGGGAACCCCGGCTCGGTCCTGCGGGCGAAGCACGCCCTCGCGGACCGGCTGGTACTCTCGACGTTCCGCGAGCGGCTCGGCGTCGACGAGATCGCCTACGCCATCACCGGCGCCGCCAGCATCGACGCCGAGGTCCTCTACTTCTTCTGGGGGATGGGGGTCCCCCTGCTGGAGGGCTACGGCGCCACGGAGACCACGGCGGGCCTGACGTTCAATCGCATCGACAACTTCCACCCCGGCACCGTCGGCGAGCCGATGCCCGGCACCGAGGTGAAGCTCGGCCCGGAGAACGAGGTCCTCGGACGCGGCCCCCAGATAATGAAGGGGTACTGGAACAACCCCGACGCCACCGCCGACGCCCTCGACGAGGACGGCTGGTACCACACCGGTGACGTGGGCGAGTGGCAGGACGACCACCTGAAGATCGTCGACCGGATGAAGCGCCTGCAGGTGCTCGACACCGGGAAGAACATCTACCCCGCGCCCATCGAGGACCACCTCCGGAGTTCGCAGTACGTCGAGGAGGCGATGGTCGTCGCGGAGGGCCGCAAGTACGTCACCGCGCTCGTCCAGCCGAACTTCGGCGCCCTGTTGAAGTTCGCCGACGCGGAGGGGATCGACTACGACGAGCGCGCGGTCGTCCGCGACGAGATGGACAACGTGAACGCGGTGCCCGAGTCGCTCGTCGAACACCCCTCGGTGGTCGAACTCCTCGACGGGGAGGTCGCCGAGGCAAACACCCACCTCGCCGACTACGAGCGGGTGAAGAAGACCCGTCTCGTCCCCCGCGCGTTCTCGGTGGAGGAGGACGAGCTCACGCCGACGCTGAAGAAGCGCCG
- a CDS encoding GNAT family N-acetyltransferase, with protein MLEDRLWKVTRTRPARVVYEALAARGVKAATMLLYVCEEVPAVRPPEGVTFARYTGGAYPADARAEAYADLDPADEVLFALVDGEYAGRVFLSARPVTETAIDETVDREGAYVWRLFTDPAFRGRGVASALVGRGVALAREAFGVDRAYALVARDNYPSKRTFESNGFEARERVDYWRVGRASRRRWRSLDDE; from the coding sequence GTGCTCGAGGACCGACTCTGGAAGGTGACCCGGACCCGGCCCGCGCGGGTCGTCTACGAGGCGCTCGCGGCCCGCGGCGTGAAGGCGGCGACGATGCTGCTGTACGTCTGCGAGGAGGTCCCCGCGGTGCGACCCCCCGAGGGGGTCACGTTCGCCCGGTACACGGGCGGGGCGTACCCGGCCGACGCCCGTGCGGAGGCCTACGCCGACCTCGACCCGGCCGACGAGGTGCTGTTCGCGCTCGTCGACGGCGAGTACGCCGGGCGCGTGTTCCTCTCGGCGCGCCCCGTCACCGAGACGGCCATCGACGAGACGGTGGACCGGGAGGGCGCCTACGTCTGGCGGCTCTTCACCGACCCGGCGTTCCGGGGCCGCGGCGTCGCGTCGGCGCTCGTCGGCCGTGGCGTGGCGCTCGCCCGCGAGGCGTTCGGCGTCGACCGGGCGTACGCGCTCGTCGCGCGGGACAACTACCCCTCGAAGCGCACGTTCGAGTCGAACGGGTTCGAGGCGCGCGAGAGGGTGGACTACTGGCGTGTCGGACGGGCCTCGCGGCGCCGGTGGCGCTCGCTCGACGACGAGTGA
- a CDS encoding CDP-alcohol phosphatidyltransferase family protein yields MSQKNQVSGKMRTWVRTRAAEHGWAVDREPFLTRLDVADWVSMGALFFGWTAALLVLSGDPNWGIVSMLVAFGFDKLDGAVARHYGLTSDLGLQIDSYIDIFAYLVPAALLLYTDIVANPYLSTVLGFLVLAFGGLRLVRHSSEGFGEDGGTAYYTGITVVHANVVVVGNYFAAALLPFWSPLLVALTVLPTCPLMVSNYRSYKTDGGHLLVAVLGLVATGLALVLEFGSLPL; encoded by the coding sequence ATGAGTCAGAAGAACCAGGTCTCGGGGAAGATGCGGACGTGGGTTCGGACGCGCGCGGCGGAACACGGCTGGGCCGTCGACCGCGAACCGTTCCTGACGCGACTCGACGTGGCCGACTGGGTGAGCATGGGCGCGCTGTTCTTCGGGTGGACCGCGGCGCTCCTCGTCCTCTCCGGGGACCCGAACTGGGGTATCGTGTCGATGCTGGTCGCGTTCGGCTTCGACAAGCTCGACGGGGCCGTCGCCCGCCACTACGGGCTGACGAGCGACCTCGGGTTGCAGATCGACTCGTACATCGACATCTTCGCGTACCTCGTCCCCGCGGCGCTCCTGCTGTACACCGACATCGTCGCCAACCCCTACCTGAGCACGGTGCTCGGCTTCCTCGTCCTGGCGTTCGGCGGGCTCCGGCTCGTCCGGCACTCCAGCGAGGGATTCGGCGAGGACGGCGGCACCGCCTACTACACGGGCATCACGGTGGTCCACGCGAACGTCGTCGTCGTGGGCAACTACTTCGCGGCCGCGCTGCTCCCGTTCTGGAGCCCCCTGCTGGTCGCGCTGACGGTCCTCCCGACGTGTCCGCTGATGGTGTCGAACTACCGTTCGTACAAGACCGACGGGGGGCACCTGCTCGTGGCGGTCCTCGGACTCGTGGCGACCGGGCTGGCGCTCGTCCTCGAGTTCGGCTCCCTCCCCCTCTGA